One bacterium genomic region harbors:
- a CDS encoding biopolymer transporter ExbD — MFGQDTFPVRETATEEEVNLTPMMNLFVVLIPFLLMNAAFIKLSIINASVPTIADAPLKPGQSEKVLNISLRVESDGFHISGSGDNLTAQELDSVRTSIRKSKGKFDYDKLNLTLQSIKERFPRGKAVMMFPDKSINYQTLVNVMDTARWAKSQGKGERKLLYNEVVLTSTVGVE; from the coding sequence ATGTTTGGACAAGATACATTTCCAGTAAGAGAAACTGCAACTGAAGAAGAAGTAAACTTAACACCCATGATGAACTTATTCGTGGTGCTAATCCCCTTCTTGTTGATGAATGCAGCATTTATCAAACTCAGTATCATTAATGCTTCAGTACCAACCATAGCTGATGCTCCTTTAAAACCTGGACAGTCTGAAAAAGTTTTAAACATAAGTTTAAGAGTTGAATCTGATGGATTTCATATCAGCGGTAGCGGCGACAACCTCACAGCTCAAGAGCTGGATAGTGTCCGAACAAGTATTAGAAAAAGTAAAGGCAAGTTTGACTATGACAAACTCAACCTAACACTGCAAAGTATTAAAGAACGATTTCCTCGAGGCAAAGCGGTTATGATGTTCCCAGATAAAAGTATTAACTATCAAACGCTCGTGAATGTCATGGACACTGCTCGTTGGGCAAAATCTCAAGGTAAAGGTGAACGCAAACTTCTCTACAATGAAGTTGTTTTAACCAGTACTGTTGGCGTAGAGTAA